The Peribacillus sp. FSL E2-0218 genome contains a region encoding:
- a CDS encoding NAD(P)/FAD-dependent oxidoreductase produces MKNLVILGGGYGGMRMLQRLLPNQLPENVSITLIDRNPYHCLKTEYYALAAGTIPDQHIRVAFPEHPRLKNVYGEVLSIDMENKQVIIENQEPVVYDDLVIGLGCEDKYHDIPGADTHTYSIQTIDKSRRTYSALNNLGAGATVSIVGGGLSGVELASELIESRSDLNVKLFDRGPHILSAFPERLSTFVESWFDKHTIEIVHHSNITKVEPNLLYNGDEAVQSDVIVWTAGIQPSKIIRDMDIEKDRQGRAVLTPQHFLPTNDSIFVVGDCASLPHAPSAQLAESQAEQIAQVLVKKWANEPLPESFPAMKLKGTLGSLGKKQGFGLVANRPITGRVARLMKSGILWMYKYHNG; encoded by the coding sequence ATGAAGAATTTAGTCATACTTGGTGGTGGGTATGGTGGTATGCGTATGCTGCAAAGATTGCTGCCTAATCAGCTTCCTGAAAATGTAAGCATCACGCTTATCGACCGCAATCCTTACCACTGCTTAAAAACGGAATATTACGCTTTAGCAGCAGGCACCATTCCTGATCAGCACATCCGTGTTGCATTTCCTGAACATCCTCGCTTGAAGAACGTATACGGAGAAGTACTTTCCATCGATATGGAAAACAAACAAGTCATAATAGAAAATCAAGAACCTGTCGTTTATGATGATTTAGTCATTGGCCTTGGCTGTGAAGATAAATACCACGATATTCCTGGTGCAGACACACATACGTATAGTATCCAAACGATTGATAAATCACGCCGCACATATTCAGCTTTGAATAATTTAGGTGCTGGTGCAACCGTGTCCATCGTGGGCGGCGGACTCAGCGGTGTCGAGCTGGCCAGTGAATTGATCGAAAGTCGTTCGGATCTGAACGTTAAGCTATTCGACCGCGGACCGCATATTCTTTCAGCTTTCCCAGAAAGATTAAGCACGTTTGTCGAATCTTGGTTTGATAAACATACAATCGAAATCGTTCATCATTCTAATATCACCAAAGTTGAACCAAACCTGCTTTATAATGGCGACGAAGCTGTCCAAAGTGACGTCATCGTCTGGACTGCTGGAATTCAGCCAAGCAAGATCATCCGTGATATGGATATTGAAAAGGATCGTCAAGGTAGAGCCGTCCTTACTCCTCAGCATTTCCTTCCAACTAATGATAGCATCTTTGTCGTCGGCGACTGTGCAAGCCTGCCGCATGCACCAAGTGCTCAATTAGCGGAGTCCCAAGCTGAGCAAATCGCCCAAGTCCTTGTGAAGAAATGGGCAAATGAACCGCTTCCTGAAAGTTTCCCTGCCATGAAGCTAAAAGGGACATTAGGTTCTCTTGGGAAAAAACAAGGGTTCGGCCTTGTAGCGAATCGCCCGATCACCGGAAGAGTGGCGCGCCTCATGAAATCAGGCATCCTCTGGATGTATAAATATCATAACGGTTAA
- a CDS encoding YuzD family protein: MVKKDIEIEVYGAEQICASCVNLPSSKDTCEWLEAALTRKFPDQDFKISYIDLYNPPEELKQKSFAAKMIEEDLFYPLVLIEDEIIAEGNVRLKKVVEAMEKYGYKVQL; this comes from the coding sequence ATGGTAAAGAAAGACATTGAAATAGAGGTGTATGGTGCGGAGCAAATTTGTGCGAGCTGTGTCAATCTGCCCTCTTCAAAAGATACATGTGAATGGCTTGAAGCCGCTTTAACGAGGAAGTTTCCAGACCAAGACTTCAAGATCTCCTATATCGATCTGTATAATCCTCCTGAAGAGCTGAAACAAAAGAGCTTTGCCGCAAAAATGATCGAAGAAGATTTATTCTATCCGCTTGTCCTCATCGAAGATGAAATCATCGCGGAAGGAAATGTACGTCTAAAAAAAGTGGTGGAAGCGATGGAGAAATATGGATATAAGGTGCAATTGTGA
- a CDS encoding NifU family protein, translating into MSNQTMEVQVQDVLDKLRPFLLRDGGDCELVDVEDGIVKLRLLGACGSCPSSTITLKAGIERALLEEVPGVVEVEQVF; encoded by the coding sequence ATGTCTAACCAAACAATGGAAGTCCAAGTTCAAGATGTTCTAGATAAGCTTCGTCCGTTTCTTCTTCGCGATGGCGGTGACTGTGAACTAGTCGACGTAGAAGATGGAATTGTAAAATTACGATTACTGGGAGCCTGCGGAAGCTGTCCAAGTTCGACCATTACGCTAAAAGCGGGGATTGAACGCGCCCTTCTTGAAGAAGTTCCAGGTGTAGTGGAAGTTGAACAGGTATTCTAA
- the thrB gene encoding homoserine kinase, with product MSAESEMFLIRVPASTANLGPGFDSIGLALGLYLEIHGSSSDHWEIIPLSEEMSVFPRDERNYIIQIAKKTAAAYGKELSPCRLFVSSEIPLARGLGSSASAIVAGIELANIVGELQLTDDEKNRHASLFEGHPDNAGASVYGGLVVGLHTQQKTDVVSFPIEGVKVIAVIPDFELLTEDSRNVLPASLPYKDAIAGSAAANVFLAGVMTKDWKLVGEMMQSDRFHQPYRAELVPHLAHIEEVVLQEGGFGTALSGAGPTVLSLTSKENSAAVLTALKLEFPEYVVKELEIDNDGSHTAILSEQEKKGLEFL from the coding sequence ATGAGCGCAGAATCAGAGATGTTCTTGATCCGTGTACCGGCAAGTACGGCCAACTTGGGACCGGGATTCGATTCCATCGGTCTGGCGCTGGGGCTTTACTTGGAAATACACGGATCTTCATCAGATCATTGGGAAATCATCCCGCTTTCAGAAGAGATGTCTGTTTTTCCAAGGGACGAACGAAATTATATCATTCAAATTGCCAAGAAAACGGCTGCCGCATATGGGAAGGAGCTATCTCCATGCCGGCTTTTCGTCTCCAGCGAAATCCCATTGGCAAGAGGTCTGGGGAGCAGTGCCTCTGCCATTGTGGCCGGCATCGAATTGGCAAACATCGTAGGTGAACTCCAATTGACCGATGATGAAAAGAATCGACATGCCTCCCTTTTTGAAGGGCATCCCGATAATGCCGGAGCATCCGTATATGGCGGCTTGGTTGTCGGCCTGCATACACAGCAAAAGACGGATGTCGTTTCGTTTCCAATTGAGGGAGTTAAGGTAATTGCTGTCATTCCCGATTTCGAATTGCTGACTGAGGATTCTAGAAATGTCCTTCCCGCATCTCTGCCTTATAAAGATGCGATAGCCGGAAGTGCGGCTGCCAATGTGTTCCTTGCCGGCGTCATGACGAAGGATTGGAAGCTTGTTGGCGAAATGATGCAAAGCGATCGTTTCCATCAGCCCTATAGAGCAGAGTTGGTTCCTCATCTAGCCCATATCGAAGAGGTTGTTCTTCAGGAAGGCGGATTTGGGACAGCACTAAGCGGTGCAGGACCGACCGTTTTAAGCTTAACTTCCAAAGAAAATTCAGCAGCAGTGCTCACGGCATTGAAGCTGGAGTTCCCGGAATATGTCGTGAAAGAGTTGGAAATCGATAATGATGGCAGTCATACGGCAATCCTCTCGGAACAGGAAAAAAAAGGATTGGAATTTTTGTAA
- the thrC gene encoding threonine synthase, whose translation MSWQGLISTYKDFLPVNENTPALSLLEGNTPLIRLDRLSEEWGIDLHVKYEGANPTGSFKDRGMVMAVAKAIEAGSDTIICASTGNTSAAAAAYAARANLRCIVVIPEGKIAMGKLAQAVMYGAEIISIEGNFDHALKIVRSLSESSPITLVNSVNPFRIEGQKTAAFEICDALGSAPDILALPVGNAGNITAYWKGFKEYNEAKQTGLPEMRGFEAEGAAAIVRDSIIENPETIATAIRIGNPASWDFAVEAAEESKGKIDEVTDEEILEAYHFLAKKEGVFAEPASCASIAGIYKQLKSGEIKKGSKIVAVLTGNGLKDPNVAVDTSTIQPTLLPMDEEVILEHLQGVKQA comes from the coding sequence ATGAGCTGGCAAGGACTGATAAGCACGTATAAGGATTTTTTACCTGTTAATGAAAACACACCCGCACTATCCCTTTTGGAAGGCAATACGCCTTTAATAAGACTGGATCGCTTATCCGAAGAGTGGGGCATCGACCTGCATGTTAAATATGAAGGAGCGAATCCCACGGGTTCGTTTAAGGACCGCGGAATGGTGATGGCTGTCGCCAAAGCCATCGAGGCTGGCAGCGATACGATCATCTGCGCCTCGACTGGCAATACGTCAGCCGCTGCAGCCGCCTATGCCGCCCGCGCCAACCTTCGCTGCATCGTGGTCATCCCCGAGGGGAAAATAGCCATGGGCAAGCTTGCCCAAGCCGTTATGTACGGAGCGGAAATCATCTCAATTGAAGGAAACTTCGACCACGCTTTGAAAATCGTCCGTTCGCTTAGTGAGAGCTCACCGATAACGCTTGTGAATTCGGTCAACCCGTTCCGGATCGAAGGGCAGAAGACGGCAGCCTTTGAAATTTGTGACGCGCTTGGCTCAGCGCCGGATATATTGGCGCTTCCAGTCGGAAATGCAGGGAATATAACGGCGTACTGGAAAGGCTTTAAGGAGTATAATGAAGCGAAACAAACGGGCCTTCCTGAAATGAGGGGCTTCGAAGCGGAAGGAGCAGCTGCGATTGTCAGGGATAGCATCATCGAGAACCCCGAAACGATTGCAACGGCGATTAGAATCGGTAATCCTGCAAGCTGGGACTTTGCGGTCGAAGCTGCAGAAGAATCCAAAGGTAAAATCGATGAGGTGACGGACGAAGAAATTCTCGAAGCCTATCATTTCCTGGCCAAAAAAGAAGGTGTCTTTGCAGAACCGGCGTCGTGCGCTTCCATCGCTGGGATCTATAAACAGTTAAAAAGCGGTGAAATCAAAAAAGGAAGTAAAATCGTTGCGGTACTGACAGGGAATGGGCTGAAGGATCCGAATGTGGCAGTCGATACAAGCACGATTCAACCGACGTTGCTGCCAATGGATGAAGAAGTCATTTTAGAGCATTTGCAAGGTGTGAAGCAGGCATGA
- a CDS encoding homoserine dehydrogenase: MKVISIGLLGLGTVGSGVVQIIESHQDKLMHQVGCSISIKKILVKDTTKERLVEIDKGMLTENPEDILSNPEIDVVIEVMGGIEETRGYLTKAIKNKKHIVTANKDLMALYGPELLELATENQCDLFYEASVAGGIPILRGLVDGLSSDRITKMMGIVNGTTNFILTKMSKEGRAYDDVLKEAQELGFAEADPTADVGGLDAARKMAILSTLGFSMNIGLNDVEVQGITEISEEDLKYSKKLGYTMKLIGVASRAGERVEVSVQPALLPEAHPLASVNNEYNAVYVYGEAVGETMFYGPGAGSLPTATAVVSDMVTVIKNMRLGVNGRSAVSPQYPKQLKDATEIFAKFFLRLHVQDEVGVLARITNLFAEHGVGFDKILQLPLDEKESSEIVLVTHTATLAAFEQIKQKLHDYNMVREVKSTYRVEGEDSK; the protein is encoded by the coding sequence ATGAAAGTCATCTCGATCGGTTTATTGGGGTTAGGTACAGTCGGATCAGGAGTCGTGCAAATCATTGAAAGCCATCAGGACAAGCTGATGCATCAAGTGGGCTGTTCCATATCCATCAAGAAGATACTAGTCAAAGATACGACCAAGGAGCGGCTTGTCGAGATTGATAAAGGCATGCTAACGGAAAATCCCGAGGATATCCTTTCCAATCCCGAAATCGATGTCGTGATCGAGGTTATGGGTGGAATTGAGGAAACACGCGGTTATCTGACAAAAGCGATAAAAAATAAAAAGCATATCGTCACGGCCAATAAGGACTTAATGGCCTTATACGGACCGGAACTGCTGGAATTGGCCACTGAGAATCAATGTGATTTATTCTATGAAGCAAGCGTTGCCGGGGGAATCCCGATTTTACGAGGACTTGTAGACGGGTTATCTTCGGACAGGATCACGAAAATGATGGGGATCGTCAATGGAACGACGAACTTCATCTTAACGAAAATGAGCAAAGAAGGCAGAGCTTATGATGACGTATTGAAGGAAGCCCAGGAGCTCGGATTTGCCGAAGCCGATCCGACAGCTGATGTAGGGGGACTGGATGCCGCCCGTAAAATGGCGATACTATCCACACTCGGATTCTCGATGAACATCGGCTTGAATGATGTGGAGGTACAGGGAATCACCGAGATATCCGAAGAGGATTTGAAATATAGCAAAAAGCTTGGATATACAATGAAATTGATCGGTGTAGCCTCAAGGGCTGGGGAAAGGGTGGAAGTGAGTGTCCAACCGGCACTGCTTCCGGAAGCACACCCATTGGCCTCGGTAAACAACGAATATAATGCAGTCTATGTGTATGGCGAGGCTGTAGGGGAGACGATGTTTTACGGACCAGGAGCGGGGAGTCTCCCGACTGCCACTGCCGTCGTCTCGGATATGGTGACGGTCATCAAGAATATGAGGCTTGGGGTGAATGGGCGCAGTGCCGTTTCACCACAGTACCCGAAGCAATTAAAAGATGCCACGGAGATTTTCGCGAAGTTCTTCCTTCGATTACATGTCCAGGATGAAGTGGGCGTATTAGCCAGAATTACGAATTTATTCGCAGAGCATGGGGTGGGGTTCGACAAAATCCTTCAATTGCCGCTTGATGAAAAGGAATCCTCTGAAATCGTATTGGTGACGCATACGGCCACTTTGGCCGCATTTGAGCAAATAAAACAGAAACTGCATGACTACAATATGGTACGTGAAGTGAAAAGCACATATAGAGTTGAAGGAGAGGACAGTAAATGA
- a CDS encoding L,D-transpeptidase family protein — protein sequence MKKVMMAGLLLLLGLQVTLPAQAETKTGCEAPRFKIVMKTAADVKEKASASSKTLKTYKKNDELSVSGRSGSWYKVCHAKKTAYISMKHAREVFSTGEKSLLKKIDTRKGVNQVVSVTAKSMGDVRVSIQPYEKKDGEWRRALNKMKGVIGKKGFTKSKKEGDGKSPVGIYSFGTAFGSETKPDGLKMDYRKTTKYDYWIDDQSSQDYNKWKTYKGDPDQKWKSFEKMNHELYKYGAVINYNTNPIVKGKGSAIFLHVWRGETKPTAGCVATAEKNVLDLLKWLDPAQKPHIIMGTEESLKPVK from the coding sequence ATGAAAAAAGTGATGATGGCAGGCCTTTTACTTCTGTTGGGCCTTCAAGTGACCTTGCCTGCGCAGGCTGAAACGAAAACGGGCTGTGAAGCGCCACGATTCAAAATCGTCATGAAGACGGCTGCTGATGTGAAAGAAAAGGCTTCTGCTTCAAGTAAAACCTTAAAAACGTACAAGAAAAATGATGAATTATCGGTCAGTGGCAGAAGCGGAAGCTGGTATAAAGTTTGTCACGCGAAAAAGACCGCCTATATTAGCATGAAGCATGCAAGGGAGGTTTTCAGCACCGGTGAAAAATCCCTGCTGAAGAAGATCGATACGAGAAAAGGCGTCAACCAGGTTGTATCCGTGACGGCTAAATCGATGGGTGATGTGAGGGTTTCGATCCAGCCATATGAAAAGAAAGACGGCGAGTGGCGACGGGCCTTGAATAAGATGAAGGGCGTCATCGGGAAAAAAGGCTTCACGAAGAGCAAGAAGGAGGGAGATGGGAAATCCCCGGTAGGAATCTACTCATTCGGGACGGCGTTCGGAAGCGAAACGAAGCCGGACGGCCTAAAAATGGACTATAGGAAAACGACGAAATACGACTATTGGATTGATGATCAATCATCCCAGGATTATAACAAGTGGAAGACCTATAAGGGGGACCCTGATCAAAAGTGGAAGTCCTTTGAAAAGATGAATCATGAACTTTATAAGTATGGGGCGGTCATCAATTATAATACGAATCCCATCGTGAAAGGAAAAGGCAGTGCAATCTTCCTTCATGTTTGGCGAGGGGAAACGAAGCCGACTGCTGGCTGCGTGGCAACTGCGGAAAAGAACGTCCTCGATTTGCTGAAATGGCTGGACCCCGCGCAAAAGCCACACATCATCATGGGTACGGAGGAATCATTGAAACCCGTTAAGTAG
- the yutH gene encoding spore coat putative kinase YutH, translated as MIEEIIFNNYGIQVEREEANSRFPSFRSGNMFYSIVPIENMEQEELVERHKMSQHMISQGDRHVSAFVLANHGSYVSEADEQLFILLGNQALDGPKNFNPGRRLARFHQRGRGINETISACSRIGKWKQLWEKRIDQLERIWRDKLTAHPDNQFEKLFIETFPYYMVLGENAIQYLVDTEIDDTPQIVDSGTVCYERFLHDTWKSNKWVKNPFDWVFDHGTRDVAEWVREHYFTNVHTHQRGIGRFFHEYQTIEPFSSFSARLLYSRMLFPIHYFETVEEYFSKTTEARSNELEDKIAQITKSSQQYESFLKHFYDLAEVPAKQYDLPKIDWI; from the coding sequence ATGATAGAAGAAATCATTTTCAATAATTACGGAATCCAAGTGGAGCGGGAAGAGGCTAATAGCCGGTTTCCGAGCTTTCGGTCAGGGAACATGTTTTACAGCATCGTTCCAATAGAGAATATGGAGCAGGAGGAATTGGTCGAACGCCATAAAATGTCACAACATATGATTTCCCAAGGCGATCGTCACGTTTCGGCGTTCGTCTTGGCCAATCATGGCAGTTATGTTTCGGAAGCCGATGAACAATTATTCATCCTTCTGGGCAACCAGGCGTTGGATGGTCCGAAAAATTTCAATCCAGGAAGACGACTGGCAAGATTCCATCAGCGTGGGAGAGGGATTAATGAAACGATTTCCGCCTGCTCGAGAATCGGTAAATGGAAACAGCTCTGGGAGAAAAGGATCGATCAACTGGAACGGATTTGGAGGGATAAGCTGACAGCCCATCCCGATAACCAGTTTGAAAAATTATTTATAGAAACCTTTCCCTATTATATGGTGCTAGGGGAAAATGCGATTCAATATTTGGTCGACACGGAAATTGATGATACGCCACAAATTGTCGATAGCGGCACGGTTTGTTACGAACGTTTTTTGCACGATACTTGGAAAAGTAATAAATGGGTGAAAAATCCGTTTGATTGGGTATTCGATCACGGTACGAGGGATGTGGCAGAATGGGTGAGGGAACACTACTTTACGAATGTGCATACGCACCAGCGCGGCATCGGCCGCTTTTTTCACGAATATCAAACCATTGAACCGTTCTCTAGTTTTTCGGCACGATTGTTATATTCGAGAATGCTATTTCCGATTCATTATTTCGAAACGGTAGAAGAATATTTCTCCAAGACAACGGAAGCAAGATCGAATGAGTTGGAAGATAAAATCGCACAAATCACGAAATCATCCCAGCAATATGAATCCTTCCTTAAACACTTTTATGATTTGGCCGAAGTTCCGGCCAAACAATATGATTTGCCTAAAATTGATTGGATTTAA
- a CDS encoding phosphatidylglycerophosphatase A, which produces MANIEQSMSEKTARRWLSERGVKMEDIAELVMYLQSSYHENLQMSDCLHNVERVLSKREVQNAILTGIQLDILAEKKLLEEPLQSIIEIDEGLYGVDEILALSIVNVYGSIGFTNYGFIDKQKPGILKYLNDKSTGKVNTFLDDIVGAIAAAASSRLAHRTKNVE; this is translated from the coding sequence ATGGCTAATATCGAACAATCAATGTCTGAAAAAACAGCTCGCAGATGGCTAAGTGAACGAGGAGTTAAAATGGAGGATATCGCGGAACTTGTCATGTATTTACAATCTAGCTATCATGAAAATCTCCAAATGTCCGATTGCCTTCACAATGTCGAACGGGTCCTTTCAAAACGAGAGGTCCAGAATGCCATCCTGACCGGCATCCAGCTGGATATACTGGCTGAGAAAAAATTACTTGAGGAACCTTTACAGAGCATCATTGAAATAGATGAAGGGCTATATGGAGTCGACGAGATATTGGCCTTATCGATCGTCAATGTTTACGGATCGATCGGCTTTACCAATTATGGTTTCATCGATAAACAAAAACCGGGTATCCTAAAATATTTAAATGATAAAAGCACAGGCAAGGTCAACACCTTTTTAGATGATATCGTCGGGGCCATCGCCGCTGCCGCTTCGAGCCGGCTTGCCCATCGAACCAAGAATGTAGAATGA
- a CDS encoding TIGR01457 family HAD-type hydrolase, with protein MKAYKGYLIDLDGTMYRGTEQIAEAAGFINDLRKREIPYLFVTNNSSRTPAQVADKLRSIGIATEDDQVFTTSMATANYIAQQKKDASVYVVGEEGIIEAIKEKGMELVDDNPDFLVMGIDRGVNYEKLSKACLAVRNGAVFISTNGDIAIPTEQGLLPGNGALTSVVSVSTQVQPIFIGKPESVIVEQALQVLGVPKEDTIMVGDNYDTDIMAGINAGIDTLLVHTGVTNAERLKEYEQQPTYVVNTLDLWHFE; from the coding sequence ATGAAGGCGTATAAAGGATATTTAATTGACTTAGATGGCACGATGTATCGCGGGACCGAACAAATTGCGGAGGCGGCCGGGTTCATCAATGACCTAAGGAAAAGGGAGATCCCTTACCTATTCGTAACGAACAACTCGTCCCGGACCCCGGCACAGGTTGCTGATAAATTGAGGAGCATCGGGATTGCAACGGAAGATGATCAAGTTTTCACGACAAGCATGGCGACTGCGAATTACATAGCCCAACAAAAAAAAGACGCTTCCGTGTATGTGGTGGGTGAAGAAGGGATCATCGAGGCCATCAAGGAAAAAGGAATGGAGCTGGTCGATGACAACCCGGACTTCCTCGTGATGGGCATCGACCGCGGCGTCAACTATGAGAAGCTCTCAAAGGCCTGCCTGGCAGTCCGGAATGGCGCTGTCTTCATCTCGACCAATGGGGATATCGCCATTCCTACCGAACAAGGCCTCTTACCCGGGAATGGTGCGTTGACATCCGTTGTTTCCGTTTCGACCCAGGTACAGCCGATTTTCATCGGTAAGCCTGAATCGGTCATCGTCGAGCAAGCGCTTCAAGTTTTAGGGGTACCTAAAGAAGATACGATCATGGTCGGAGATAATTATGATACGGATATCATGGCCGGCATCAATGCTGGCATCGATACCTTGCTTGTCCATACTGGCGTGACGAATGCTGAACGCCTGAAGGAATATGAGCAGCAGCCAACCTATGTGGTCAACACCCTCGACCTTTGGCACTTCGAATGA
- a CDS encoding DUF86 domain-containing protein, which produces MYFVDRQKIEQILVFLEKQLGLFEGLDNRNGDHSELIAERLVHTSIDSVLDAGNAIIDGFIMRDPGSYDDIIDILHDEKVISEDKALQFKKALPLRKMLVQDFIEVDHLELHSVFKENIEAFKSFPDSVRDYLTNELGPVSAFKN; this is translated from the coding sequence ATGTACTTTGTAGACCGTCAAAAGATTGAACAAATATTGGTTTTTCTTGAAAAGCAGCTTGGACTTTTTGAAGGGCTGGATAATCGGAATGGAGACCATTCGGAGCTTATCGCAGAAAGGCTGGTACATACTTCCATCGATTCGGTGCTTGATGCAGGAAATGCGATAATCGATGGTTTCATCATGCGCGACCCAGGCAGCTATGATGATATTATCGATATCCTCCATGATGAAAAAGTCATTTCGGAGGATAAAGCGCTGCAATTTAAAAAAGCGCTGCCATTAAGGAAAATGCTGGTGCAGGATTTCATCGAAGTCGATCACCTAGAACTGCATTCCGTATTCAAGGAAAACATCGAGGCATTCAAGTCATTCCCTGATTCAGTGAGGGACTATTTAACGAATGAATTGGGACCTGTATCAGCTTTTAAAAACTAG
- a CDS encoding DUF3055 domain-containing protein — protein sequence MEDRFYLYNDVVDSKTRFISFMGEESRYDLAITTTDRFYGKKLVLNMQSNRFAIIGPDDLEEEGYLEHAFQLSEAEAEELSHFLMEIV from the coding sequence TTGGAAGATCGTTTTTATTTATACAACGATGTCGTTGATTCAAAAACCCGGTTCATCAGTTTCATGGGAGAGGAATCAAGGTACGATTTGGCGATCACGACAACCGATCGGTTTTATGGAAAAAAACTCGTGCTGAATATGCAGAGTAACCGTTTCGCCATCATTGGACCGGATGATTTAGAAGAGGAAGGCTACCTTGAGCATGCCTTTCAGCTGTCAGAAGCGGAGGCGGAAGAACTAAGTCACTTTTTAATGGAAATTGTCTAA